DNA from Lineus longissimus chromosome 7, tnLinLong1.2, whole genome shotgun sequence:
CACAGTAACAGAAGTTCTTCTTCGAATACTAAGTCGAGAGCATTGTTAGACaacatttttggaaaatcaGTAACACAAGTTGTCATGAATTTCTTTTTGCTGCCAATTCTTCACTTTCGCTCCGCATATATTAACCGAAAAGCTTTCTTAATCCTATATAACATTCCCATGTATTTGTTTCAACTGCAAAACAGAAGCAGCTTTATTTTAAGGGCTTCTGAATGGCTTTCGAAAAGCGATGCATGTCAAACCTCTGACTTTGAAGAATGTTCTTGTCAATCAGATACAAACACGACTCGTCCTTCGAGGAACACACGGAAGCATCACCATTTCACAGCTTATGAACAAAAACCTGTCTCGTTCTCCTTAAACAGGCAACAGTGGTAACGTGCGAATCACGCAAACCTTGGCGTTAATAGTGCTGCAAGTGATGGTATTAAGGCATTAACGTAGCTCAGTTAGATTTCTTTAAAAATCCATTAAATATTGGCCGCATGTTTTTCCTCTCGATACTGTGTGGTTGATAAGTTATAGCCGTAGGGGAAACCCGATTAGATGTGTGATTGCAGGCAAGGTAAAAACAATTGTGAAAGTGCTACAGATGGTAACTCACTTAAGACATAAACCATCATTGCAAGGGGCACAGATGTTTACATACAAAATTCACTTAAAACTATTAAAACCTTACTAAACTACCTGACTCTCGAACTGCGATTTTATTTCTCTCTCGAGCACCACGTTAAAGTACTTTTTACATCGGGAATCCTCGTGAGAACACACAACGCAACGCATCTTTTGCTTTCTTTCTCTGCTATATTTTTTAGCAATTCTGTTCCGATTCctaaaacacgatttgattttgattgacAAATCGTTAAAGTGCATTGCTTCTCATGCTGCCACCATCAGCGACAGCACCTCTCTGCGAGAATGCTGTATTCATATCCAGCTTACTCCTAAACACATGTTGATCAACTCTATTGCTTCTGGCTTCTAGCCAGTAGTAAGCGTACGTTCGTGAGCGAGTAAAGCGCAACCTAATCCAATCTCTCTATAAGTGGTTGCACCCCACAAATTGTCTTCACCATGTCTTAAGAACGGTTAAAAAGCATTTGGTTTTATCAGATGCACTTCACCGCGTCGATTAAGGTGCACGTTTGTTTACGATCTTTCTACTTCTTTATATCAAAACAACACCTGCAGAGAAACGAACACCATTCATGAACGCTAACCCGAGGAAGGCTAACCATGAACATTCCGACTAACGTACTACTAGTAGCTTGGTATATCATAGCACTTCATGAAAGATAGCCGTGTCCAAGCTTTCTGAGGTTGTGATCGTTTACTGAAGAAAGGAACAATAACACTCTTCATAAATGTTATATTTTACACAGCCTAGATAAGACAAGACGACGAACATAAACTGTCACCTGATTCTATCAGAATTTGGGGTTAGTTCGGTTGGATTGTACGATCACAAATGTCGACGTTTGCACCCCCAGCGTTTTCATTTGCAAGGAGCCAATCAGAAGGCTCTATTTTTGGGCTAGCTTCGTTCTAGTTCTTCAATGGGTCATCCCAGACTCCAAATGGCTTTACTCTGCTTTGGTTTTATATTTCATGCACGTACAATTATCATTAATGGGTAACTGCGTGGCACTCAAGACACCAAGTCATAGTTTGCTCTCATTTCGGCACATAGTTTCGTTTCCACTAACAACAGCCGTGACTTAGTCCAACTAGACTGTTGAAATACCATTGACCATCTGCTCAATTAACAATCATTCTGGAGTAGCATGAAGTAGATTGGCCGTGTCTTAATGACTTTTTAGCGGTGATTTGGAGTCCTTAACCCGTTATGTCAGTGTTAAGCACCTGTTGACATGGAATATAAATTGTTTCGATTTTGGGGTCAATTCTCATTTGTTGTTGATCCATCCCCTAACTGGTGATATGGATAGAAAGTTGGAAAAGGCGTTTCAGAGAAACACGAATAGTGCAGTCAGGTCATGTACTGCAAGGCATTTTCGATGAAATAACTATCAAAGGACGGGGAGTCTAACATCTTAGATGTGCTAGCATGCTGTCACTGTCTCCGTCACAACACAATGCGGTGGAGAAAAAACCTCAAGTTATATGTAGGTTCCCGATCCATATCTGGCACCAGCTGACAGGTTCCCATGAGACACGGATTTTGGACAGGGTTGCCTCTTCTCTCAAGTACATCACATGGATCGCTGAGTATTAATGAATACATCAATGATACACTCCTTTTAGGTTCTTGTATGTTCTTTCGCGTCAAAGGCACAGTGAAAGTCGTACATCACGGCAAGTGGCTTCTGGCTGGAGGGGTTGCCCGAGTAGCCAGCAGACAGCTTTCACTGACATGGACACCTTGAGTGCTTTGGAGTTCTACCAATGACTGGCATACAATATATCAAGACTCTCCAGTTCACTGCTGAGGGCACTACTTTAGTTTCTATTGATTTCTTCTCTTGTTTTATACATTAAAGAAAACATCCCTTTGGGACAGTGGGACAAAAATAAGTACTTGTACATATACTCAGAGATCAATCAAATGTCCTTTCAACGATGTTTGTTGAGACTTTACCAAGGTTATGAAACTGTTAACGAAAGCATTGATAGACATACTTTTTTTACCAGACGCACTGGCTTTTATTGTACATGAAGTTGGTACCAAGAGTGACTTTATTCACGTAAAGTTTTCCTGAATGATGTACACTGTCCCAGTGTGAAATGACTAATACATCGATATCGTTCCTTAAAAGATACCATGATCTCTTATGCATAGGGTTTGTACATTCACCTGCAATTGAACCTTGCGTTTTGACCATCTCTGACATGTCTGCGGCACCTTATCAACAATGCAGAAGAAACGGAATCGTTCCTTTCGCCCAATTGGAGACAGAATCTATATTCCAATATATCAGAAACCAGGATCATTGAGAAGTGTTGAAGCATGAACCAAGGATAGCTACTTCATGTGGCTTAAAGTCGTTGGCCATGATCAGCGGAGGACAGGTATTGGGACCGGATGTATTGAGAACATATTGAGAAGATATCAGTACTGCCAGAAGATGTGGATCTACACCTGATCGTCCAAGTGAATAGCATCAACTGTCATGCAGATGAACTCTAATATCGTTTGaaaatgagtaggcctaccctTTCAGGATATTTTCAGGTAATTGTATATTGTAATAGGTCTTCATTGATGGTCAGTAGCCAATCACCTAAACTGTCGTCGAACAATGAAGAAGCCTGCTTTTTCGAGCAGCGTCACACTGACTCCAGCACACGGAGTTTGTGGCTGAGTCATGGAAAACCCCAGCTGGAAATCCTGCCCCAGCTAAATTTGAAATGGATAATATGGTGTTCATCCATCGCTTTCCCACAAGTACCCCAGCTCTCCTCGACACCTACTATCTGTCCACTCGACCAACTCATACATCAATCAAGCAACTGGCACTAATTTGAAAGACTTGATATTCTCTGCTAATCTTCTATAGATAGTTTTGTATTAAACTACGTGTGTGGATTCACTGATTGGTGATTTAGCACGACATTACTAATCACGGAAATATGAAGATATAGGACACAGTATTCACAATTAATGCACGATGCAGAGTAGTATGACAGATGATCATACTATTATGTGATGGTCGAAGGTTTGAATATACATGATTCCTAAATCTACTGATGAAAAAACCCAATCATGGCTTTTAAGATTAGGATCTATCCTTGAAGTGAGTACACTCattatggtacatgtaattctatATGGAAGGTACTATCACCACAATAATTACATCGTGCAGGATAGCAAGACAGATGATTAAAATATATCATAGTTTCAAATATATAATATTCTTTGATCCTTTGATGGAAACGAACAATGAGTTGGAAGAGTGATCACAAGAAGATCGATCCATATTCTGTTCATTATCACTGAGGGATTAAGGGAATATGGCAAAGACATTGGTAATCACCAGCCCAAATATGTCGTACAAATATTACGCAAATCTGCACAGCGGTCATCAAGATGCAAAATGGCAAGCTAACAAGTTTGATGGTCATAGAAAAAAATCGTATGTTTCTAGCACAGTATTCAATGCCTATCTCTTAACAAAACAATATCAAAACGTAATGAGCACACATCAGACCAAAATAGGTGGAACAATTAATTACTGACAACCACAAGTAAATCTTAGGACTACTTTGACTACTACTAATTTAAATGCCCGAGTACACGCAATGTGTGACGTCAGCACATTCGATTTCCCGACTGTCTGTTGCCGCAAGCCATAACCTTACATCATTTTTGACTCGGACGGTTTCATATATAATGCATCTTTTAAAAACAAACCGTACGTTTGTAGTTTCACAGTTGTATTTTGCGTAACGTAGCTAATTGTTTATACAACTTATTGTAGCCTGCGTCACAAGTGTACGTGGCGTAATCGTTCCACAACTTTCCAAATAGCCTCCAAGTGTTGTCATCCAGTCTCCCAACTTGTAAAATGGTACCAATGTACAAACTGCTCGCTGCCTCCAGCGATGTATGAAGTTTTTATCCTGATGTTCATGTCAAATACTCTCTGAAATCTTTGGTGTTATGGTCTCATCGAACTGTAGGGCGAGACCCGTCCTGGATGGGGAGCTTTTCGACAAGGTCCGCGGTTTGACTGACACTGATGAAATTCAACatgtttgttgtgtttctgAGATTGCTGTCTTTGCAATTACTTCACTGATAAGACTGTTTGTACTTCTCTCTTCAGGCGCGTTCCTGGTTCCCTACCTCCTGACCCTGTTCCTAGCTGGAATCCCCATGTTCTTCCTAGAGTGTTCACTAGGACAGTTCCTCAGTATAGGTGGATTAGGTATATGGAAGATTTGCCCAATATTTAAAGGTAAGTGACCTAAATGAATGTAATTTCTAAAGATGGATCACCTCAATGAACTGGAACATTCACACTGAAGGCGAATCGAAATCGCTTTCCGGAGAGCGCCCTCCGGTAAACGGTTTGGTTTAATCACTTTCAAGCCAGTCGCGTCACACTTGGCCGAATGCGCATTCAATTCGGATTAAAACGCATCTGCATCTCACCATGCAGGTGAGTTGATTGACTCTAAATCAAAAGAAGAAACGAGCAAAGGTCGTAACGAAGGGACTCTGTATGGGTTTTTACATGGTTGTTTTGCCAAAGTCTCCATTGTTCATAGACTTATAAAAGTCATCATCAATAGTCTAAGTCTAATTTGGACCAATAGCCGAATATTGGGATTTTATAAAAGATATCGGTATGTACTTTTCCTCACTATCCCTTTCAGGAGTGGGGTATGCAGCGGCCATCATCGCAGCCTGGCTGAATGTGTACTACATCGTGATCCTGGCATGGGCCCTCTATTATCTGTTCAGCTCGTTTACGACAAGATTGCCGTGGGCTGACTGTAATCACTGGTGGAACACGGAATGGTGCAGGTATGTATTCAGAAGGCGTATTTTGGTTCTCCTGAATCCGGTTCAGTTCTGGTGGTCGTCTTTGACCAAAAACACGTGCGAATAGAGCCGACCAAAAGAATCGAACTGGGTGTAATAGAACACAAAATATGTCCGCCATATTGTTCTGAACGGAGACTTTATACAGCGTGGGTTCTGTTCATCGAGCTGGTAAGAGAGGATCTTGATAACTCAACGCCTGCAACTATGAAACGAGTGCTATTTTAGTTTATTCCATGTAACCCCCGACCTCTTATTGCGCTTACGGGCCACCGAGCATCCGAAGCTGGCATTTCAAATGAGACCACAGGAAGAATTGGGTGAAGAGAGCCAAATTGAAGTAAACTAAGGAGCCGAACTTTGAAATTGCAGATCAGAATACGACAGACAAGACACAAGCAACTGTACCATACTGAACGTGACGGAGTATATCCCGCAGTACTATCACGTCATCGGCGCCAACCAACCATATCAGAACATCTCCAACATCACCACAGAGGTGACCATCTGCAATGGAACCCGAGTTTACGACAACTATACCTCACCCGTAGAGGAGTTTTGGAAGTACGTATTATATGAAACGTCTTTCCGTGTATAATAGTATACCCATAGTCTCCGACacaataaaagcataactttgTTAATTTCATCAAAGATAGTAtcagcagcagtgtatgaccggtcttACACTGCTGCTATCGGTCAAATGaattattgaaaatattgaaagaTTTGTAATGAGGTGTCCAAAAATCGAAATCCGAAATGGACATCTGTGTAACTACTAACCACAAACCCTCCTATCAGACAGATATTGGTGAAAACTGATAGGACTTCAATGCAAGTTCTCAAATCGGGATCCTTCAATCCGTCTTATACAGCGCAGACTGCATGGCTGGACCAATACTGGGACTGGTGGCACTTGGCATCTTAGCACAAAAAAGCTTTTCAACAATCCCAATGTTTCTGTTGATTTGATGACATCGTCTTATAAACAACCGGCCGAAACTACCATTACTTCTCTTTTAGTCGAAATACGCTACGAATCACAGATGGTCTCGAGCACACTGGGAACGTTCGTTGGCACTTGGCTCTCACTTTAGCTCTAGCTTGGGTCCTTTGTTACTTCTGTATTTGGAAGGGCGTCAAGTGGACAGGGAAGGTATGTACAACATCGTTTATTTCGTGAAATATCACTTTCCCACATTCGTCTTTCGATTACAGCCAGTTCACGAACCATTCATGGGTCTTATCAGCTACCAGGCCATCCATATCTTTCGACTGAAAACCCGTCTCAAGAGAATCATCATCCTCGGCAACCTGTCGAGTTTCAATTCATTATCATCGGCCTATTTCGATTGTCTTTCAGGTGGTGTACTTCACAGCTCTGTTTCCCTATGTGTGTCTCTTTGTCATCTTGATCAGAGGGGTCACATTACCAGGAGCACTCGAAGGCATCAAACTATTCATTATTCCTAAAATGTCCAAGTTGGCCGACTCACAGGTATGTTAAATCATGAGTTGCGTGAGGCTTGTAAAAACTATTTCAAAGAAATAGTTATTGGACAACCAAAGATATACAAAGTACATAGGAGTGATTTCGTTCGGTGCTTGTCCCCTCCAAGGCTATAATTTACCTTTCTGTAATGCAACCTTATGTCAAGACGCAGTAGATCTACCTCGTATTCGAGAATACTGACTTACTCGTTGATAAGTTCATCAATATTTACGAGGCTGTATTCAGCCAATGCCATCGCAAGTAAGGAGAACAGATTATCCGCAGCTCTCCGTTGTTACGCTGCTATTAAGTACGATTGTGTCTTGAGGGAGCAATCTTGACGATGTGTAACAACATTAGAAAGCGCATTTTGAACAGCACCTTCTTCCTATTTCAGGTATGGATAGATGCATCCACTCAGATCTTCTTCTCCTACGGCCTTGGACTGGGCGCTGTGGTGGCACTGGGTAGCTACAACAAGTACCACAATAATGTTTACAAGTAAGTCTTCGGTCTGCCCATCACATATTCCTGTCACCGCACATTGCTGCATTTATGATTGTTTCCGTGTGCGGGTGTCTCCCCTGCAATAGACCAGGCCACGAATGACTGTTGTTCTGTTCGTGGTCGCCTTATCCGTGAATAGGTGAACTAAAAAAGGAAACAACGGCATGTGTTACCTGGTAGTCACAGAACTCAAAGGTCGGTGCTCCAGGCTAAGCAACGATATCCATTATTTTCAAGGCATTGGTAAGAATTGCGAGCAATTATCAATTTCAGGGATGCGTTGATCGTTTGTGCAGTAAACAGCTGTACCAGCATGTTCGCGGGCTTCGTCATATTCAGTGTGGTGGGATTCATGGCCCACGAACAGGGCAAGGACGTGTCGGAGGTGGCCGCTTCAGGGCCTGGACTCGCCTTCTTGGCCTACCCCTCGGCCGTGGTGCAGATGCCACTATCACCCCTCTGGTCAATCTTATTCTTCCTCATGTTACTCATGCTGGGGCTTGACAGTCAGGTTTGTACATTTATACAATAAGTCATCTTCAATAGTAACCCCGGCGTTGTAAGATAAAGATTGACTAGTCGACAGAACAAGTGCTCTTTACGAATCCCATTGTACTCCACATCGTATCAAACAACCGAGAAGTGGTCTCTGATAAAATTATATACTGGCAGCCTGATTTATCTTGTTGGAACATTTGATGGTTACAAGAAATGAACTCCCCCtgatgctgccatctgctaacaaTTTCTGGGACGGGGTCGAGCCAGATCATGATTGTAACAGACTAAAAGCAATGGATACCTTTCTGTAACCATCAGACAGTTCTTCTCCAAGATGGTAGTTCTTCTAATGCACTGATGTGAACTGTCAGCTGTTGGCTACACTGAAGGTGATATAAAGGTACCGTTTTACCCGGATCACATTCACCTGTACCTATGAACGATAAAAAATATCTGGGCATGGTACAAAATAGTAGGAATAACTATGTGTTTCTTGATTTAATTTGTAaattaaaatgatttatttCAGTTCTGTACGATGGAAGGGTTCATTACAGCCCTCTCAGATGAGTTCCCGCGCCATCTGAGGAGATACAAGGAGGTGTTTATATTCGTGGTTTGCTTCCTCTCCTACCTCGTGGGGCTCGCCTGCGTCACAGACGTAAGTAATCCCTAAGAAAAACGTGATGCCTATTCGAAATCTAAAGGGCATGGTCAAGAAGCCGGGCCATTCGAGTGTCTTTATCATAATGTATAACTCCTAGAGAAAACTATAGAACTGGTACAAGTCGCCAAGTGGTCGGCATCTACCAACTCGCCAGATTGTATTCCTTTCAGTTACTAGCAATCGCTAGTCTGTGCGCACAAAAATCTGTCTTTTACATCAGAATGCCTGCTAAGGGATATGATGGTCAGTGAGGCACCGTATTTCAACCAAAGAGATACGTGTACGTTAGAAGCTTGAGAATCTATACTTGGTAATATGCACGAAGTCTATGAAGTATTCTCTCTCGCATAGGGTGGTATGTACGTATTCCAACTGATGGATTACTACTCGGCCAGTGGGATGTGCCTCCTCTTCCTCATCTTCTTCGAGTGCATTTCCATATCTTGGGCGTTTGGTGAGTACAACACTTGTCACGCTACCTCACCATCGATAAATCGGGACTAAAATCCAATTGTCTTGGGTTCGAATCCTAGTCTGGTAGCAGCTTTGCTCTTTGCAGGTGGAGCTCACTGAGTGAGATTGGTATGAATGCAGCTCCTTGATTGCCCCATGGAGACTTAGAGCAGATTAAAAGAACCTCGTATTCAAAATATCCATAACATCATGGCCATCCCATATTCAAAGTTATAGAATAATTACAACACAACCAAATAGAGAAGAAGTTACATTAAGTTTTTACAGATGGTTACAACACTTTTGACCAGCTATTTGTCTTTATTTGAAGGTGGATCGCACCAAAATATATGTAGTTAACGTGCAATGTCGATAGCGAGTACGATTGTCGTGATATAGCGAATTTCGTAAACTATATATCTAGGATGACTAGGAATTTTCATTTCACCTTTCTATTTGTTTTTTAGGTGTGAATCGATTTTACGACAAGTTGAATGACATGATCGGATACTACCCCTGCATTTTCTGGAAAATCTGTTGGTCTTTTACGACTCCTCTTATTTGTTTTGTAAGTAGCATGTGTCCTATGTTTTGAGCTGTTGCCAAATGTCAATGACGAGGTTGTTCAAGATGATAAGTTCACAGCCTTTTTGTGATATGTTCACTGACTTTTTCATTTTCCCGGTTAGTCATC
Protein-coding regions in this window:
- the LOC135491253 gene encoding sodium- and chloride-dependent GABA transporter 1-like, producing MSTKEEMQEIDNFNQKQNGSQPLAPIEGEGEDQPLKQKDGDDIPDRGNWTGKMDFILSCIGYAIGLGNVWRFPYLCYKNGGGAFLVPYLLTLFLAGIPMFFLECSLGQFLSIGGLGIWKICPIFKGVGYAAAIIAAWLNVYYIVILAWALYYLFSSFTTRLPWADCNHWWNTEWCRSEYDRQDTSNCTILNVTEYIPQYYHVIGANQPYQNISNITTEVTICNGTRVYDNYTSPVEEFWNRNTLRITDGLEHTGNVRWHLALTLALAWVLCYFCIWKGVKWTGKVVYFTALFPYVCLFVILIRGVTLPGALEGIKLFIIPKMSKLADSQVWIDASTQIFFSYGLGLGAVVALGSYNKYHNNVYKDALIVCAVNSCTSMFAGFVIFSVVGFMAHEQGKDVSEVAASGPGLAFLAYPSAVVQMPLSPLWSILFFLMLLMLGLDSQFCTMEGFITALSDEFPRHLRRYKEVFIFVVCFLSYLVGLACVTDGGMYVFQLMDYYSASGMCLLFLIFFECISISWAFGVNRFYDKLNDMIGYYPCIFWKICWSFTTPLICFGVFIFSLAQFKPLKYLDYRYPAWGELIGWFMALSSICVVPIYAVYKYVITPGTFRERCKLLFRPDIDFGRPDDERYTIPAPTYTGIQEDGVALTAV